In Nocardioides cavernae, a single genomic region encodes these proteins:
- a CDS encoding DUF3159 domain-containing protein, with amino-acid sequence MTEPSQPASQPAGQPASHAASRPSEHLGSTPSTETVEAVVRGQLAKALGGRRGMAEAAVPTILFTVTWLTMSNLNLALSVSIGAALVLLVVRLVQRSTVQFVLNALFGIGIGWYFVYRAAQSGGSEQEQALAYFLPGLLYNGGYAVVLGFTCLIGWPLVGFMVGSITGDPTAWHKDKQIVKLCSRLTWLLVAPCLLRVAVQAPIWLAGNSGSMDPDAAVAALGVLKIALGWPLQLAALASMIWLLSRNRTPVEPDAAPA; translated from the coding sequence GTGACCGAGCCCAGCCAGCCCGCCAGCCAGCCAGCCGGCCAGCCCGCCAGCCACGCCGCCAGCAGGCCCAGCGAGCACCTCGGAAGCACCCCCTCCACCGAGACGGTCGAGGCCGTCGTGCGGGGCCAGCTCGCCAAGGCGCTCGGCGGGCGACGGGGCATGGCCGAGGCGGCCGTGCCGACCATCCTGTTCACCGTCACGTGGCTGACGATGAGCAACCTCAACCTCGCGCTGTCGGTCAGCATCGGCGCGGCGCTCGTGCTGCTCGTCGTTCGGCTCGTGCAGCGCTCGACGGTCCAGTTCGTCCTCAACGCGCTCTTCGGCATCGGGATCGGCTGGTACTTCGTCTACCGCGCCGCCCAGTCCGGCGGCTCCGAGCAGGAGCAGGCGCTGGCCTACTTCCTGCCCGGACTGCTCTACAACGGCGGGTACGCCGTCGTGCTCGGATTCACGTGCCTGATCGGCTGGCCGCTGGTCGGCTTCATGGTCGGCAGCATCACCGGCGACCCGACCGCGTGGCACAAGGACAAGCAGATCGTGAAGCTGTGCAGCCGGCTCACGTGGCTGCTCGTCGCCCCGTGCCTGCTGCGCGTGGCCGTGCAGGCGCCGATCTGGCTGGCCGGCAACTCGGGCTCGATGGACCCCGACGCCGCGGTGGCCGCCCTCGGGGTGCTCAAGATCGCGCTCGGCTGGCCGCTCCAGCTCGCGGCGCTGGCGTCGATGATCTGGCTGCTCTCGCGCAACCGCACCCCCGTCGAGCCGGACGCGGCGCCCGCCTGA
- a CDS encoding OB-fold nucleic acid binding domain-containing protein, protein MAEKSRLRQALSRWADSSEAHQRELRQTHATDEALAIADAPEREHVVVSGVLRTVTLRPRGGVPALEAELDDGSGVITVVWLGRRRITGVDPGRSVTVTGCIGRQNGVPIMFNPRYELRP, encoded by the coding sequence GTGGCCGAGAAGAGCCGGCTGCGCCAGGCGCTCTCCCGCTGGGCGGACAGCTCCGAGGCCCACCAGCGCGAGCTGCGCCAGACTCACGCGACCGACGAGGCGCTCGCCATCGCCGACGCTCCCGAGCGCGAGCACGTCGTCGTCAGCGGCGTGCTGCGCACGGTCACGTTGCGTCCCCGGGGCGGCGTGCCGGCCCTCGAGGCCGAGCTCGACGACGGCTCCGGCGTCATCACCGTGGTGTGGCTCGGGCGCCGGCGCATCACCGGCGTCGACCCCGGGCGGTCGGTGACCGTCACCGGCTGCATCGGGCGCCAGAACGGCGTACCGATCATGTTCAACCCGCGTTACGAGCTGCGCCCGTGA
- a CDS encoding DUF3710 domain-containing protein translates to MKFRRKADTTPATADGSAEDATDAPAAGTGPFDVSQVEGDGIDRADLGSVLVPPIADRELRLQVDEQSGQVRAVMLAGSDGACEFQAFAAPRNGDLWSEVRPQIAADMERRGGKATEREGRWGTELVCQMPVQRPDGTTATQPSRVIGVNGERWMLRASFLGKPAVDPDSAPDWEDALAQIVVRRGDQAMPVGEPLPVTLPDDARRVR, encoded by the coding sequence GTGAAGTTCCGCCGCAAGGCTGACACGACCCCGGCGACCGCGGACGGCTCCGCAGAGGACGCCACCGACGCCCCGGCTGCCGGCACCGGCCCGTTCGACGTGTCCCAGGTCGAGGGCGACGGCATCGACCGGGCCGACCTCGGCTCGGTCCTCGTGCCCCCGATCGCCGACCGCGAGCTCCGGCTGCAGGTCGACGAGCAGAGCGGCCAGGTCCGGGCGGTCATGCTGGCCGGTTCCGACGGCGCCTGCGAGTTCCAGGCCTTCGCGGCACCCCGCAACGGTGACCTGTGGTCCGAGGTCCGCCCGCAGATCGCCGCAGACATGGAGCGCCGTGGCGGGAAGGCCACCGAGCGCGAAGGTCGCTGGGGCACCGAGTTGGTGTGCCAGATGCCGGTGCAGCGCCCCGACGGGACGACCGCGACCCAGCCGTCGCGCGTCATCGGGGTCAACGGCGAGCGGTGGATGCTGCGCGCTTCCTTCCTCGGCAAGCCGGCCGTCGACCCGGACTCCGCCCCCGACTGGGAGGACGCGCTCGCCCAGATCGTCGTACGCCGCGGCGACCAGGCGATGCCCGTGGGCGAGCCGCTGCCGGTCACGCTGCCGGACGACGCCCGCCGGGTCAGGTGA
- the dut gene encoding dUTP diphosphatase: protein MPDHDPTPDRTPDLDIAVVRLDPDLPLPSYAHPGDAGADLHTTVDVHLAPGERALVPTGIGVALPDGYVALVHPRSGLAARHGLSIVNTPGTIDAGYRGEIKVLLINHDPVEAVTLSRGDRIAQLVVQRFERARFVEVGVLPESVRGAGGYGSTGTGSRP, encoded by the coding sequence GTGCCCGACCACGACCCGACCCCTGACCGGACCCCCGACCTGGACATCGCCGTCGTCCGCCTCGACCCGGACCTGCCGCTGCCGTCGTACGCGCACCCGGGCGACGCCGGCGCCGACCTGCACACGACCGTCGACGTCCACCTCGCGCCGGGCGAGCGCGCCCTCGTGCCCACCGGCATCGGGGTCGCGCTGCCGGACGGCTACGTCGCCCTGGTGCACCCACGGTCGGGCCTCGCGGCCCGCCACGGCCTGTCGATCGTCAACACCCCGGGCACGATCGACGCGGGCTACCGCGGGGAGATCAAGGTGCTGCTCATCAACCACGACCCGGTCGAGGCGGTGACCCTCAGCCGCGGCGACCGGATCGCCCAGCTCGTGGTCCAGCGGTTCGAGCGGGCGCGGTTCGTCGAGGTGGGGGTGCTGCCCGAGTCGGTTCGGGGCGCCGGGGGCTACGGTTCTACAGGTACCGGTTCGCGTCCTTGA
- a CDS encoding DUF3093 domain-containing protein — protein sequence MDYAERLTVPLRWWVQGTMFVASLWLAVLAATPEVVAWSVTAVAMAVLVALLVGYGRPRVSVDGTTFRAGRAHIPLHLVGPVTALDADGVRRQAGVEADARAYLLLRPYLKRGVRVDIADPADPTPYWLVSCRRPDALVSALEAGRTHRAAG from the coding sequence GTGGACTACGCCGAACGCCTCACCGTTCCGCTGCGCTGGTGGGTGCAGGGCACGATGTTCGTGGCGTCCCTGTGGCTGGCCGTCCTCGCTGCCACTCCCGAGGTCGTCGCCTGGTCGGTGACGGCCGTCGCGATGGCCGTCCTGGTCGCCCTGCTCGTCGGATACGGGCGTCCCCGGGTCTCCGTGGACGGCACGACCTTCCGGGCCGGCCGGGCGCACATCCCGCTCCACCTGGTGGGTCCTGTGACGGCCCTCGACGCGGACGGCGTACGACGCCAGGCGGGTGTCGAGGCCGATGCCCGGGCCTATCTGCTGCTGCGCCCCTACCTCAAGCGCGGCGTCCGGGTGGACATCGCCGACCCGGCCGACCCGACGCCATACTGGCTGGTCAGCTGCCGCCGACCGGACGCGCTCGTCTCAGCCCTGGAGGCGGGGCGGACGCACCGAGCTGCTGGGTAG
- a CDS encoding DUF4235 domain-containing protein, with translation MASSSTDSSSKFYSAFSLVAALGAAAVAKKGLNSSWRAATGKNPPANPADPDVSIGEAVMWAAVSGTLIGVARMLATRRAAHYYAKSTGHLPPQLEKDDQDASKAPAAQS, from the coding sequence ATGGCCTCTTCCTCCACGGACAGCTCCAGCAAGTTCTACTCGGCGTTCTCCCTCGTTGCTGCTCTCGGCGCGGCAGCCGTGGCCAAGAAGGGCCTCAACTCCTCCTGGCGTGCGGCCACCGGCAAGAACCCGCCCGCCAACCCGGCCGACCCCGACGTCAGCATCGGCGAGGCCGTCATGTGGGCGGCCGTCAGCGGCACCCTGATCGGTGTGGCGCGCATGCTCGCCACCCGCCGCGCGGCGCACTACTACGCCAAGTCGACCGGACACCTCCCCCCGCAACTGGAGAAGGACGACCAGGACGCCTCGAAGGCCCCCGCAGCCCAGTCCTGA
- a CDS encoding helix-turn-helix domain-containing protein, with the protein MSGTTAGVRAADLTEEELVWLHMGPFDGGLAGLIRRIRRILDVSQRGLAELLGVSQSRVARWETERTSPRVSVLQRMLSMAGVAVALHEEESGESVEPMRADGARQRNGSRYPAHVDLRVTGWWVPRAVRRMTSIGYFTSKDRSRRLGLPSVHYRTCPHRKRIERMIFGTPVDHPAFHQLRAEAEHLDDEWQARRPRPWTPPQHAA; encoded by the coding sequence ATGAGTGGTACGACGGCGGGGGTCAGGGCGGCGGACCTGACCGAGGAGGAGCTCGTGTGGCTCCACATGGGGCCGTTCGACGGCGGCCTGGCCGGGTTGATCCGTCGGATCAGGCGGATCCTCGACGTGTCGCAGCGCGGGCTGGCTGAGCTGCTCGGCGTGTCCCAGTCGAGGGTGGCGCGCTGGGAGACCGAGCGCACCAGCCCGCGGGTGAGCGTCCTGCAGCGGATGCTGAGCATGGCCGGCGTGGCGGTCGCCCTCCACGAGGAGGAGTCGGGTGAGAGCGTCGAGCCGATGCGGGCCGACGGTGCGCGCCAGCGCAACGGGAGCCGCTACCCCGCCCACGTCGACCTGCGGGTGACCGGGTGGTGGGTCCCCAGGGCCGTCCGGCGGATGACGAGCATCGGCTACTTCACCAGCAAGGACCGCTCACGACGGCTGGGGCTCCCGTCGGTCCACTACCGGACCTGCCCGCACCGAAAGCGGATCGAGCGGATGATCTTCGGCACGCCCGTCGACCACCCGGCGTTCCACCAGCTGCGGGCGGAGGCGGAGCACCTCGACGACGAGTGGCAGGCCCGCAGGCCGAGACCCTGGACGCCACCACAGCACGCCGCCTGA
- a CDS encoding DUF4193 domain-containing protein yields MATDYDAPRKSEEDQSEESIEELKARRHDKNSGKVDEDETEAAESFELPGADLSHEELAVEVMPRQDDEFTCMSCFLVHHRSQLADEKKLICRDCI; encoded by the coding sequence ATGGCCACCGACTACGACGCACCACGCAAGTCCGAGGAGGACCAGAGCGAGGAGAGCATCGAGGAGCTCAAGGCCCGGCGTCACGACAAGAACTCCGGCAAGGTCGACGAGGACGAGACCGAGGCCGCTGAGTCCTTCGAGCTCCCGGGTGCCGACCTCTCGCACGAGGAGCTCGCTGTCGAGGTCATGCCTCGACAGGACGACGAGTTCACCTGCATGAGCTGCTTCCTGGTGCACCACCGGTCGCAGCTGGCCGATGAGAAGAAGCTCATCTGCCGCGACTGCATCTGA
- a CDS encoding inositol monophosphatase family protein has translation MTVAPSDAPEDLRDLARSLAHEGAALAREMRRGGIDVADTKTSAVDVVTEADRAVEELLRSRIVAQRPDDAILGEEGDDRPGTSGVRWVLDPIDGTVNYLYGLPDCAVSVAAEVDGQVVAGAVVTIPTGVEYAAALGHGATRDGRPISVRPSPPLAERLVLTGFGYQREVREHQAGCIAALLPEVRDIRRMGSCALDLCHVADGSGDGYVEAGPQAWDWSAGGLVLSEAGGRFDLLDGTFTLGSHPVRNVVVGAPADGWDDFVAALAEAGFLA, from the coding sequence GTGACGGTCGCCCCCTCCGACGCGCCGGAGGACCTGCGCGACCTGGCTCGTTCGCTCGCCCACGAGGGCGCAGCCCTGGCGCGTGAGATGCGTCGCGGCGGGATCGACGTCGCCGACACCAAGACGAGCGCCGTCGACGTGGTGACCGAGGCGGACCGGGCGGTCGAGGAGCTGCTCCGGTCGCGCATCGTCGCCCAGCGCCCCGACGACGCCATCCTGGGGGAGGAGGGCGACGACCGCCCCGGCACCTCGGGGGTGCGGTGGGTCCTCGACCCGATCGACGGGACCGTCAACTACCTCTACGGCCTGCCGGACTGCGCGGTGTCGGTGGCGGCGGAGGTCGACGGCCAGGTGGTCGCGGGCGCCGTGGTGACGATCCCGACCGGAGTGGAGTACGCCGCGGCGCTCGGGCACGGCGCGACGCGCGACGGCCGCCCGATCTCCGTCCGACCGTCGCCGCCCCTGGCCGAGCGGCTGGTGCTCACCGGTTTCGGCTACCAGCGCGAGGTGCGCGAGCACCAGGCCGGCTGCATCGCTGCGCTGCTGCCCGAGGTCCGCGACATCCGCCGGATGGGCTCCTGCGCCCTCGACCTGTGCCACGTGGCGGACGGGAGCGGTGACGGCTACGTCGAGGCGGGCCCGCAGGCGTGGGACTGGTCCGCGGGCGGCCTCGTGCTGAGCGAGGCGGGCGGCCGCTTCGATCTCCTCGACGGCACGTTCACGCTCGGCTCGCACCCGGTGCGGAACGTGGTGGTGGGCGCCCCGGCCGACGGGTGGGACGACTTCGTCGCAGCACTCGCCGAGGCCGGTTTTCTCGCCTGA
- a CDS encoding ferrochelatase has protein sequence MNPAGHPHVKPYDALLVLSFGGPEKPEDVVPFLENVTRGRGIPRERLEQVGEHYFLFGGRSPINDQNRALIAALEKDFADQGIDLPVYFGNRNWDPYLADTLAQMTADGVQRAAVFTTSAYSSWSSCRQYRENLWDAVEQTDGAPRLDKLRQYYNHPGFLEPVVDACLAALAELPTNGEAAHLVFVTHSIPTAMADTSGAPPESEAQPRKAYVKQHRSAVDEVAGRVREATGRAHRHDLVYCSRSGAPSTPWLEPDVNDHLEELASDGVSQVVMVPIGFVSDHMEVIYDLDTEAMATAERLGMRAVRAATSGTDPRFVEMVRDLVLERAAAERGESPVRPAIGSLPAGPDVCGAGCCPNPRGPRPALCGADS, from the coding sequence ATGAATCCTGCGGGTCACCCCCACGTGAAGCCGTACGACGCCCTCCTGGTCCTCTCGTTCGGGGGTCCAGAGAAGCCCGAGGACGTGGTGCCGTTCCTGGAGAACGTGACCCGCGGCCGGGGGATCCCGCGCGAACGCCTCGAGCAGGTGGGGGAGCACTACTTCCTGTTCGGCGGACGGAGTCCGATCAACGACCAGAACCGCGCGCTGATCGCGGCGCTGGAGAAGGACTTCGCCGACCAGGGCATCGACCTGCCGGTCTACTTCGGCAACCGCAACTGGGACCCGTACCTCGCCGACACGCTCGCGCAGATGACTGCCGACGGCGTCCAGCGGGCCGCGGTCTTCACCACGTCGGCGTACTCCTCGTGGTCGTCGTGCCGGCAGTACCGCGAGAACCTGTGGGACGCGGTCGAGCAGACCGATGGCGCGCCGCGACTCGACAAGCTGCGGCAGTACTACAACCACCCCGGCTTCCTCGAGCCCGTCGTCGACGCGTGCCTCGCCGCGCTCGCCGAGCTGCCCACCAACGGCGAGGCGGCCCACCTGGTCTTCGTGACGCACTCGATCCCGACCGCGATGGCCGACACCAGTGGCGCGCCGCCGGAGTCCGAGGCGCAGCCGCGCAAGGCCTACGTCAAGCAGCACCGCAGCGCCGTCGACGAGGTGGCGGGCCGGGTGCGTGAGGCCACGGGGCGGGCCCACCGGCACGACCTCGTCTACTGCTCCCGCTCCGGGGCGCCCTCCACGCCGTGGCTCGAGCCCGACGTCAACGACCACCTCGAGGAGCTCGCCAGCGACGGGGTGAGCCAGGTGGTGATGGTGCCGATCGGCTTCGTGTCCGACCACATGGAGGTCATCTACGACCTCGACACCGAGGCGATGGCGACCGCCGAACGGCTCGGCATGCGCGCGGTGCGTGCCGCGACCTCGGGGACCGACCCACGGTTCGTGGAGATGGTCCGCGACCTCGTGCTGGAGCGGGCTGCGGCCGAGCGGGGCGAGTCACCCGTACGCCCCGCGATCGGCTCGCTGCCGGCCGGGCCCGACGTCTGCGGGGCGGGTTGCTGCCCCAACCCGCGAGGTCCGCGCCCGGCCCTCTGCGGGGCCGACTCGTGA
- a CDS encoding MFS transporter, which produces MPLVLDSYRRVLARPGAFAFSSAALVARLPISMVGLGIVLLVEERTGSYGLAGTVSAVFVLAEAAFAVLHGRWVDHFGQARVLPLAISVFGVGLALMMLAVEQDWPRVWTYVFAAVAGAALPQVGASVRTRWSHLLDDPAEKQTAFALEAVLDEVVFVVGPVLVTLLATSWHPVAGLTAALVSGVVGTFAFAAQRRTEPPAGRSAPAAVRPAMPWRLVLTLALVCLTLGALFGAAEVTTVAFAEEQGQRWVAGWLLAAWSLGSLIAGLVTGAIAWRSGPDVRLRWGSAAMALAMAPLMFVDSVPLMAVVLLVGGLAIAPTMIAAMTMVEQGVPAGRLTEGMAILHTGIVAGVAPGASVAGFVVDHSGASAAYAVALVGGLLGALAAQAARPAPSLRT; this is translated from the coding sequence ATGCCGCTCGTGCTCGACTCCTACCGCCGGGTGCTGGCACGACCGGGTGCGTTCGCCTTCAGCAGCGCCGCCCTCGTCGCCCGGCTGCCGATCTCCATGGTCGGGCTCGGCATCGTGCTCCTCGTCGAGGAGCGCACCGGCTCCTACGGGCTGGCCGGGACGGTCTCGGCGGTGTTCGTGCTGGCCGAGGCGGCCTTCGCGGTGCTGCACGGCCGCTGGGTCGACCACTTCGGCCAGGCGCGTGTCCTCCCGCTGGCCATCTCGGTGTTCGGCGTGGGCCTCGCGCTGATGATGCTTGCCGTCGAGCAGGACTGGCCGCGGGTCTGGACCTACGTCTTCGCGGCTGTCGCCGGCGCGGCACTCCCCCAGGTCGGCGCCAGCGTCCGCACCCGCTGGTCCCACCTCCTCGACGACCCGGCCGAGAAGCAGACGGCGTTCGCCCTCGAGGCGGTGCTCGACGAGGTCGTGTTCGTGGTCGGCCCCGTGCTGGTCACCCTGCTGGCCACCAGCTGGCACCCGGTCGCGGGCCTGACCGCCGCGCTGGTCAGCGGCGTCGTCGGCACCTTCGCGTTCGCCGCCCAGCGGCGCACCGAGCCGCCCGCCGGACGCAGCGCGCCCGCTGCCGTCCGCCCGGCGATGCCCTGGCGGCTCGTCCTGACCCTCGCCCTGGTCTGCCTGACCCTCGGCGCGCTCTTCGGGGCCGCCGAGGTCACCACGGTCGCGTTCGCCGAGGAGCAGGGCCAGCGCTGGGTGGCCGGGTGGCTGCTGGCGGCCTGGTCCCTCGGCAGCCTCATCGCCGGGCTGGTGACGGGCGCGATCGCCTGGCGCAGCGGACCCGACGTCCGGCTCCGGTGGGGCTCCGCGGCGATGGCGCTGGCGATGGCGCCGCTGATGTTCGTCGACTCCGTCCCGCTGATGGCCGTCGTGCTCCTCGTGGGCGGCCTCGCGATCGCGCCCACCATGATCGCCGCGATGACGATGGTCGAGCAGGGCGTCCCGGCCGGCCGGCTCACCGAGGGCATGGCGATCCTGCACACCGGCATCGTCGCCGGCGTCGCCCCGGGCGCGAGCGTCGCCGGGTTCGTCGTCGACCACAGCGGTGCGTCGGCGGCGTACGCGGTGGCGCTGGTCGGCGGGTTGCTCGGTGCGCTTGCCGCGCAGGCGGCCCGCCCGGCCCCTAGTCTGCGCACATGA
- a CDS encoding D-arabinono-1,4-lactone oxidase has protein sequence MSSAVHGHLWRNWSGLEEAVPRHVETPGSVESVVDAVRRAREGGTTVKMTGTGHSFTAIAAPEHTLLRPEALTGILDVDRDAMTVTARAGTPLKDLNLALERLGLSLHNMGDIAEQTLAGATSTGTHGTGGIAAGLAAQLAGLELVTGTGEVLRASAAENPDVFDLARVGLGALGILTSLTFHVEPLFVVEAHEQPMTWDEGLSSYDEMEADSHHLDLYWFPHTDRLMVKQNVRTDLEPGEQQPPSRMAAWWEDELVSNAVFGALCRVGSRAPALVPRINRVAGRAQSERLYSDLAHRVFVTPRRVRFREMEYAVPREVGLDVLRECRRVIDASDWRIAFPVEVRTARADDVALSTAHGRDSLYLAFHVPADTDHTAYFGGLEPVLRAAGGRPHWGKVHTRTAADLAPVYDRFDDFVALRDRLDPDRVFANAHLRRVLGD, from the coding sequence ATGAGCTCCGCAGTCCACGGTCACCTCTGGCGCAACTGGTCCGGCCTCGAGGAGGCGGTCCCTCGCCACGTCGAGACCCCCGGGTCCGTCGAGTCGGTCGTGGACGCCGTACGTCGTGCCCGCGAGGGCGGAACCACGGTCAAGATGACGGGCACCGGGCACAGCTTCACCGCGATCGCCGCGCCCGAGCACACGCTGCTGCGCCCGGAGGCACTCACCGGGATCCTCGACGTCGACCGCGACGCGATGACGGTGACCGCCCGCGCCGGCACTCCGCTCAAGGACCTGAACCTCGCCCTCGAGCGCCTCGGCCTGTCGCTGCACAACATGGGTGACATCGCCGAGCAGACCCTGGCGGGCGCCACCTCCACCGGCACGCACGGCACCGGCGGCATCGCGGCCGGCCTGGCCGCGCAGCTCGCCGGCCTCGAGCTGGTCACCGGCACCGGCGAGGTGCTGCGCGCCTCCGCCGCCGAGAACCCGGACGTGTTCGACCTCGCCCGGGTCGGCCTCGGCGCGCTGGGCATCCTGACCAGCCTGACCTTCCACGTCGAGCCGCTCTTCGTCGTCGAGGCCCACGAGCAGCCGATGACGTGGGACGAGGGGCTGTCGTCGTACGACGAGATGGAGGCCGACTCGCACCACCTGGACCTGTACTGGTTCCCCCACACGGACCGCCTCATGGTCAAGCAGAACGTCCGCACCGACCTCGAGCCCGGCGAGCAGCAGCCCCCGTCGCGCATGGCGGCGTGGTGGGAGGACGAGCTCGTGTCCAACGCGGTCTTCGGCGCCCTCTGCCGGGTGGGATCCCGCGCCCCTGCCCTGGTCCCGCGGATCAACCGGGTCGCCGGGCGCGCGCAGTCCGAGCGCCTCTACAGCGACCTCGCGCACCGCGTGTTCGTGACGCCGCGACGGGTGCGGTTCAGGGAGATGGAGTACGCCGTCCCGCGCGAGGTCGGTCTCGACGTGCTGCGTGAGTGCCGCCGGGTGATCGACGCCAGCGACTGGCGGATCGCCTTCCCCGTCGAGGTGCGCACCGCCCGGGCCGACGACGTCGCCCTGTCGACCGCCCACGGCCGCGACAGCCTCTACCTCGCCTTCCACGTGCCGGCCGACACCGACCACACGGCCTACTTCGGCGGGCTCGAGCCGGTCCTGCGCGCTGCCGGCGGGCGCCCCCACTGGGGCAAGGTGCACACCCGCACCGCCGCGGACCTGGCCCCGGTCTACGACCGCTTCGACGACTTCGTCGCGCTGCGCGACCGCCTCGACCCCGACCGCGTCTTCGCCAACGCCCACCTGCGCCGCGTCCTCGGCGACTGA
- a CDS encoding trimeric intracellular cation channel family protein produces MPETEFATTLVTLDLVGIFVFAVTGALVAVRKNLDIFAALVLAGVTGLGGGFIRDVLIDATPPAALTDWRYLLAPVAAGLLTFAFHPAIGRLERLITVLDAVGLSLFCVTGALKAVEYGLGPAPAALMGMVTAIGGGMLRDVLAGSVPVIFEGALYATPALCGAVVAVLLDRTDLPIVVVSAAGFTTCLVWRLLALVRGWSAPLPRGPANV; encoded by the coding sequence GTGCCCGAGACGGAGTTCGCCACGACGCTGGTCACGCTCGACCTGGTCGGCATCTTCGTCTTCGCGGTGACCGGGGCGCTCGTCGCCGTCCGCAAGAACCTCGACATCTTCGCCGCGCTCGTCCTGGCCGGCGTGACCGGGCTGGGCGGCGGCTTCATCCGCGACGTGCTCATCGACGCCACGCCGCCGGCGGCGCTGACGGACTGGCGCTACCTCCTCGCCCCCGTCGCGGCAGGCCTGCTGACCTTTGCCTTCCACCCCGCCATCGGGCGGCTCGAGCGTCTGATCACGGTCCTCGACGCGGTCGGCCTGTCGCTCTTCTGCGTGACGGGGGCGCTCAAGGCGGTGGAGTACGGGCTCGGGCCGGCGCCCGCCGCGCTGATGGGGATGGTCACCGCCATCGGAGGCGGGATGCTCCGCGACGTCCTCGCGGGAAGCGTCCCGGTGATCTTCGAGGGTGCCCTCTACGCGACGCCGGCGCTGTGCGGCGCTGTCGTCGCCGTGCTCCTCGACCGGACCGACCTCCCGATCGTGGTGGTCTCGGCGGCCGGGTTCACCACCTGCCTGGTCTGGCGGCTCCTGGCGCTCGTGCGCGGCTGGAGCGCCCCGCTGCCCCGGGGCCCCGCCAACGTCTGA
- the sepH gene encoding septation protein SepH — protein MAKLTFTGRSKDGKRLLLVDESGQEHTLAVDARLRRVIAGAPDSNGQLEIPMESTLRPRDIQMRIRAGESPDAVAHAAGTSVEKIMAFAAPVMAERAHVADRAQLASVRRRASESGARTLGEAVAAQLRAHNVDPGSVEWDAWRREDGRWTLTALYDVAGRVGTATFSHDPRGSFVTVDDDDARWLVGDATPDAAGATPASDDLAVARQRRLSSVDEDVPLGDDAIEMVTGEESSTTPEETTMELSDTGLGAEQPVEAYLDDDRSEPNGGEDRDERAPERDAAAEAPAEPKPKPAKKRGRASVPSWDEIMFGGGKGD, from the coding sequence ATGGCCAAGCTGACGTTCACCGGACGCAGCAAGGACGGCAAGCGCCTGCTGCTGGTGGACGAGTCGGGCCAGGAGCACACCCTGGCGGTCGATGCCCGGCTCCGTCGCGTCATTGCCGGCGCGCCCGACAGCAACGGCCAGTTGGAGATCCCGATGGAATCAACCCTCCGCCCCCGCGACATCCAGATGCGCATCCGCGCCGGTGAGTCACCCGACGCGGTGGCGCACGCAGCCGGGACGTCGGTGGAGAAGATCATGGCGTTCGCCGCGCCCGTGATGGCCGAGCGCGCCCACGTCGCCGACCGCGCCCAGCTCGCGTCCGTACGACGCCGCGCCTCCGAGTCCGGCGCCCGCACCCTCGGCGAGGCCGTCGCCGCCCAGCTCCGGGCGCACAACGTCGACCCGGGCAGCGTCGAGTGGGACGCCTGGCGCCGTGAGGACGGCCGGTGGACCCTCACCGCGCTGTACGACGTCGCGGGCCGCGTCGGCACCGCGACCTTCTCCCACGACCCGCGCGGCAGCTTCGTGACCGTCGACGACGACGACGCCCGCTGGCTCGTCGGCGACGCCACCCCGGACGCTGCCGGTGCCACGCCGGCCTCCGACGACCTCGCCGTCGCACGGCAGCGCCGGCTCAGCTCGGTCGACGAGGACGTACCGCTGGGCGACGACGCGATCGAGATGGTCACCGGCGAGGAGTCCTCCACCACCCCGGAGGAGACCACGATGGAGCTCTCCGACACGGGCCTCGGAGCCGAGCAGCCCGTGGAGGCCTACCTCGACGATGACCGCAGCGAGCCGAACGGCGGCGAGGACCGGGACGAGCGGGCGCCCGAGCGCGACGCCGCTGCCGAGGCACCGGCCGAGCCGAAGCCGAAGCCCGCCAAGAAGCGCGGCCGCGCCTCGGTGCCGAGCTGGGACGAGATCATGTTCGGTGGGGGCAAGGGCGACTGA